In the Pseudonocardia cypriaca genome, one interval contains:
- a CDS encoding ATP-binding protein has product MAAAVLRPHAEQDHADELAALAAADDRPRPPSWRLSPWAVVTYLLGGTLPDGTEITPKYVGPRRLVEVAVATLATDRALLLLGVPGTAKTWVSEHLAAAISGDSTLLVQGTAGTAEEAIRYGWNYARLIAEGPSPAALVESPVLRAMRDGKIARLEELTRIAADVQDSLITILSEKTMPVPELGSEVQARPGFNLIATANNRDRGVNELSSALRRRFNTVVLPLPDTADAEVEIVARRVAQLGASLELPSDVAALAEVRRVVTVFRELRSGRTEDGRTAVKSPSGTLSTAEAISVLTGGLALAAHFGDGVLRADDVAAGILGAVVKDPVADRAVWVEYLETVVREREGWADFYRAGLEVSG; this is encoded by the coding sequence ATGGCTGCGGCCGTGTTGCGGCCGCACGCCGAGCAGGACCACGCCGACGAGCTCGCCGCGCTCGCCGCCGCCGACGACCGGCCGCGCCCGCCCTCATGGCGGCTCTCCCCGTGGGCGGTGGTCACCTACCTGCTCGGCGGCACGCTCCCCGACGGCACGGAGATCACGCCCAAGTACGTCGGCCCGCGGCGGCTGGTCGAGGTCGCCGTGGCCACGCTCGCCACCGACCGCGCGCTGCTGCTGCTCGGCGTGCCCGGCACGGCGAAGACCTGGGTGTCCGAGCACCTGGCCGCCGCGATCAGCGGCGACTCCACGCTGCTCGTGCAGGGCACCGCGGGCACCGCCGAGGAGGCGATCCGCTACGGCTGGAACTACGCCCGCCTGATCGCCGAAGGGCCGAGCCCCGCCGCGCTGGTGGAGAGCCCGGTGCTGCGCGCCATGCGCGACGGCAAGATCGCCCGGCTCGAGGAGCTCACCCGCATCGCCGCCGACGTGCAGGACTCCCTGATCACGATCCTGTCCGAGAAGACGATGCCGGTGCCGGAGCTGGGTAGCGAGGTGCAGGCCCGGCCCGGCTTCAACCTCATCGCCACCGCCAACAACCGCGACCGCGGCGTCAACGAGCTCTCCAGCGCGCTGCGCCGCCGGTTCAACACCGTCGTGCTGCCGCTGCCGGACACGGCCGACGCCGAGGTGGAGATCGTCGCCCGCCGGGTGGCGCAGCTGGGCGCGTCCCTCGAACTGCCGTCGGACGTCGCGGCGCTCGCCGAGGTCCGCCGGGTGGTCACCGTGTTCCGGGAGCTGCGGTCCGGGCGCACCGAGGACGGGCGCACGGCCGTGAAGTCGCCGTCGGGCACGCTGTCCACCGCCGAGGCGATCAGCGTGCTCACCGGGGGCCTCGCACTCGCGGCGCACTTCGGCGACGGCGTGCTGCGCGCGGACGACGTCGCCGCCGGCATCCTCGGCGCGGTCGTCAAGGACCCGGTGGCCGACCGCGCGGTGTGGGTGGAGTACCTGGAGACAGTGGTGCGCGAGCGGGAGGGCTGGGCCGACTTCTACCGGGCCGGCCTGGAGGTCAGCGGGTGA
- a CDS encoding DUF5682 family protein produces the protein MSDTRLFGIRHHGPGSSRALTAELVAFRPDVVLIEGPPEADALVPMAVDPALEPPVALLAYVVDDVSRAAFWPFAVFSPEWQAIRHAVDAGVPVRFCDLPAAHQFALDGRPGGSGDPLARLAAVAGYDDPERWWDDMIEHRREPAFDVIADAMAALRADDPVGDHDARREAYMRTVLRRTRKDGFERIAVVCGAWHVPALTDPLPPASRDQALLRGLPKRKTACAWVPWTHGRLAASSGYGAGVTSPGWYHHLFTADEDVTARWLTAVAGVLRAEDLPVSTAHVIEAVRLADTLAALRDRVSAGLAEVTEATLSVLCGGDEVQLDLVTRRLVVGERMGAVPDDAPLTPLAADLAATARRLRLKREPQPRELDLDLRNPGGLERSRLLHRLRVLGIPWGRPAASARRSTGTFRETWQLAWQPEFEVDLVAAGVHGTTVAGAATARVRAAVADAPALSDVTAAVERCLLADLPDALPDALAALDARAAGDADVAHLMAAFPALARATRYGDVRGTDTGSLGTVAERVLARICAGLPPAAHGIDDDEAARLSGLVDGVHDVTGLLGEAATGRWLSALERLAERPALPPLLAGRLARLLADTDRMAADEVERRLARALTPGTPAAHAGAYVEGFFAGGALLLVHDDRLLRVVDRWLAEVAADQFDEVLPLLRRTFGAFADPEKRAIGERAAALAGPAPAARVAEGLDEKRAELVIPVFARLLGVSA, from the coding sequence GTGAGCGACACCCGCCTGTTCGGGATCCGCCACCACGGCCCCGGCTCGTCCCGGGCCCTCACCGCGGAGCTGGTGGCGTTCCGACCGGACGTCGTGCTGATCGAGGGACCGCCCGAGGCCGACGCACTCGTGCCCATGGCCGTCGACCCCGCCCTCGAGCCGCCCGTCGCGCTGCTCGCCTACGTCGTCGACGACGTCTCGCGGGCCGCGTTCTGGCCGTTCGCCGTGTTCAGCCCCGAGTGGCAGGCCATCCGCCACGCCGTGGACGCCGGTGTGCCGGTGCGGTTCTGCGACCTGCCGGCCGCCCACCAGTTCGCTCTCGACGGCCGTCCCGGCGGCTCCGGCGACCCACTGGCGCGACTCGCCGCCGTCGCGGGCTACGACGACCCCGAGCGCTGGTGGGACGACATGATCGAGCACCGCAGGGAGCCCGCGTTCGACGTGATCGCCGATGCGATGGCCGCCCTGCGTGCGGACGATCCGGTCGGCGACCACGACGCTCGCCGCGAGGCCTACATGCGCACGGTGCTGCGCCGCACCCGCAAGGACGGCTTCGAGCGGATCGCGGTCGTCTGCGGCGCGTGGCACGTGCCGGCGCTCACCGACCCGCTCCCGCCCGCTTCCCGCGACCAGGCCCTGCTGCGCGGGCTGCCGAAGCGCAAGACGGCCTGCGCCTGGGTGCCCTGGACCCACGGCCGGCTGGCGGCCTCCAGCGGCTACGGGGCAGGCGTGACGTCCCCCGGCTGGTACCACCACCTCTTCACAGCGGACGAGGACGTCACCGCGCGCTGGCTCACCGCGGTGGCGGGGGTGCTGCGAGCCGAGGACCTGCCCGTCTCCACCGCACACGTGATCGAGGCGGTGCGCCTCGCCGACACGCTCGCCGCGCTGCGCGACCGCGTGTCCGCCGGGCTCGCCGAGGTCACCGAGGCCACGCTCTCCGTGCTGTGCGGGGGCGACGAGGTGCAGCTCGACCTAGTCACCCGGCGTCTTGTCGTCGGAGAGCGGATGGGCGCGGTTCCCGACGACGCCCCGCTCACGCCACTGGCGGCCGACCTCGCCGCCACCGCCCGCCGGCTGCGCCTCAAGCGCGAGCCCCAGCCCCGCGAGCTCGACCTCGACCTGCGCAACCCCGGTGGGCTGGAACGCTCCCGGCTGCTGCATCGGCTGCGCGTGCTCGGGATCCCGTGGGGGAGGCCCGCCGCGAGCGCCCGCCGCAGCACCGGCACGTTCCGCGAGACCTGGCAGCTCGCCTGGCAGCCGGAGTTCGAGGTCGACCTGGTGGCGGCCGGCGTCCACGGCACCACGGTCGCAGGCGCGGCCACCGCCCGCGTCCGGGCCGCAGTGGCCGACGCACCCGCGCTCTCCGACGTCACCGCCGCCGTCGAGCGCTGCCTGCTCGCCGACCTGCCGGACGCCCTCCCGGACGCGCTCGCCGCCCTGGACGCCCGGGCCGCGGGCGACGCCGACGTCGCCCACCTCATGGCGGCCTTCCCCGCGCTCGCCCGAGCCACCCGCTACGGCGACGTGCGAGGCACCGACACCGGATCGCTCGGCACCGTCGCCGAGCGGGTGCTGGCCCGGATCTGCGCCGGCCTGCCGCCCGCGGCGCACGGGATCGACGACGACGAGGCGGCGCGCCTGTCCGGGCTCGTCGACGGCGTGCACGACGTCACGGGTCTGCTCGGCGAGGCGGCCACCGGCCGCTGGCTCTCGGCGCTCGAACGGCTCGCGGAGCGGCCCGCGCTGCCGCCGCTGCTCGCCGGCCGGCTGGCGCGGTTGCTCGCCGACACCGACCGGATGGCGGCCGACGAGGTCGAGCGGCGGCTGGCCCGCGCGCTCACGCCCGGTACGCCCGCTGCGCACGCCGGTGCGTACGTCGAGGGGTTCTTCGCGGGTGGCGCGTTGCTGCTCGTGCACGACGACCGGCTGCTGCGGGTGGTCGACCGCTGGCTCGCCGAGGTGGCGGCCGACCAGTTCGACGAGGTGCTGCCGCTGCTGCGCCGCACGTTCGGCGCGTTCGCCGACCCCGAGAAGCGGGCGATCGGGGAGCGGGCCGCGGCGCTCGCGGGCCCCGCGCCGGCCGCGCGGGTCGCCGAGGGGCTGGACGAGAAGCGGGCCGAGCTGGTGATCCCGGTGTTCGCGCGTCTGCTGGGGGTGAGTGCATGA
- a CDS encoding VWA domain-containing protein, whose amino-acid sequence MSDDERLRRWRMVLGGGPDDTADGTGVGLSPDDRRVDAALAALYDGGGGEGSGPRTGGLGGSAPQVARWLGDIRQYFPTSVVQVMQRDAVERLGLTRMLLEPELLAAVEPDVHLVGTLLSLKGVLPERTKETAREVVRTVVSELERRVADRTRAAVTGALDRSARTRRPRPADIDLARTVRANLQHYSPDLRTIVPERLIGHGRKRRSVQRDVILAVDQSGSMAESVVYAGLFGAVLASMSALRTRFVAFDTAVADLTDSLGDPVELLFGTQLGGGTDINRAIAYCQSLVARPTETLLVLISDLYEGGARADLLRRVGALVAAGVQVVALLALSDSGAPAYDHDNAAALTALGVPAFACTPELFPDLMAAAIRGDDLSRWVATALA is encoded by the coding sequence ATGAGTGACGACGAGCGGCTGCGGCGGTGGCGCATGGTGCTGGGCGGCGGCCCGGACGACACCGCGGACGGCACCGGCGTCGGGCTGAGCCCCGACGACCGCCGCGTCGACGCCGCCCTCGCGGCCCTCTACGACGGCGGGGGAGGCGAAGGCAGCGGTCCCCGGACGGGCGGCCTCGGCGGCTCGGCGCCCCAGGTGGCGCGTTGGCTCGGCGACATCCGGCAGTACTTCCCGACGTCGGTGGTGCAGGTGATGCAGCGCGACGCCGTCGAGCGGCTGGGGCTCACGCGGATGCTGCTCGAGCCGGAGCTGCTCGCCGCCGTCGAGCCGGACGTGCACCTGGTCGGCACCTTGCTGTCGCTGAAGGGCGTGCTGCCGGAACGGACGAAGGAGACCGCGCGGGAGGTCGTACGCACCGTGGTGAGCGAGCTGGAGCGCCGCGTCGCCGACCGCACCCGCGCGGCCGTCACGGGCGCGCTCGACCGCTCCGCCCGCACCCGCCGCCCGCGCCCCGCCGACATCGACCTGGCCCGCACCGTCCGGGCCAACCTGCAGCACTACTCGCCCGACCTGCGCACGATCGTGCCGGAGCGGCTGATCGGGCACGGGCGGAAGCGCCGGAGCGTGCAGCGCGACGTGATCCTCGCGGTCGACCAGTCGGGCTCGATGGCCGAGTCGGTGGTCTACGCGGGCCTGTTCGGCGCGGTGCTGGCGTCGATGTCGGCGCTGCGCACCCGCTTCGTCGCGTTCGACACCGCCGTCGCCGACCTCACCGACTCCCTCGGCGACCCGGTCGAGCTGCTCTTCGGCACCCAGCTCGGCGGCGGCACCGACATCAACCGGGCGATCGCCTACTGCCAGTCCCTCGTCGCCCGCCCCACCGAGACGCTGTTGGTGCTGATCAGCGACCTGTACGAGGGCGGGGCGCGCGCCGACCTGCTGCGGCGGGTCGGCGCGCTGGTCGCGGCCGGGGTGCAGGTGGTGGCGCTGCTCGCCCTGTCCGACAGCGGCGCCCCGGCCTACGACCACGACAACGCCGCCGCGCTCACCGCACTGGGCGTCCCCGCGTTCGCCTGCACCCCGGAGCTCTTCCCCGACCTGATGGCCGCCGCGATCCGCGGTGACGACCTGTCGCGCTGGGTCGCCACCGCGCTCGCGTGA
- a CDS encoding isocitrate lyase/PEP mutase family protein, with the protein MTDLKDRAERLRELHGGEMLVLPNAWDAASAAVVAEAGFPAVATASNAIAAMLGYPDGEGAPWQEMFAAAGRVARAVSVPVTVDAEAGYLMQPRELVDRLLEIGAVGCNLEDSDHRAGGLADAEKHAEWLAGVRSAAGDADVPIVINARVDTFLPSSGIPEPERLPEAIRRGRLYREAGADCIYPIAVRSKADIAELVAELPGPVNGNTGEELDLATLRGLGVARVSYGPRFYHAGIAGFRAAVQELRA; encoded by the coding sequence GTGACGGATCTGAAGGATCGGGCCGAGCGGCTCCGGGAGCTGCACGGTGGGGAGATGCTGGTGCTCCCCAACGCGTGGGACGCCGCCAGCGCGGCGGTGGTGGCCGAGGCCGGGTTCCCGGCCGTCGCCACCGCCAGCAACGCCATCGCCGCGATGCTCGGCTATCCCGACGGCGAGGGTGCGCCGTGGCAGGAGATGTTCGCCGCGGCCGGGCGGGTGGCCAGGGCGGTGTCGGTGCCGGTCACCGTGGACGCCGAGGCCGGGTACCTCATGCAGCCGCGGGAGCTGGTGGACCGACTGCTGGAGATCGGAGCGGTCGGCTGCAACCTGGAGGACTCCGACCACCGGGCGGGCGGCCTCGCCGACGCCGAGAAGCACGCCGAGTGGCTCGCGGGCGTCCGCTCCGCAGCCGGCGACGCTGACGTGCCGATCGTGATCAACGCGCGCGTCGACACGTTCCTGCCGAGCAGCGGGATCCCGGAACCGGAGCGGCTTCCGGAGGCGATTCGGCGGGGCCGGCTCTACCGGGAGGCGGGCGCCGACTGCATCTACCCGATCGCGGTGCGGAGCAAGGCGGACATCGCCGAACTCGTCGCAGAACTGCCCGGCCCGGTCAACGGCAACACCGGCGAGGAGCTGGACCTGGCCACGCTCCGGGGCCTGGGTGTCGCGCGGGTGTCCTACGGCCCTCGCTTCTACCACGCGGGCATCGCCGGTTTCCGGGCCGCCGTGCAGGAGCTGCGCGCCTGA
- a CDS encoding MFS transporter, with the protein MTSKQAWGLGLAALASFMMALDSSVVTTVLGTIRQDLAASVESLEWTVNAYNLTFAVLLLTGAALGDRFGRRRMFAVGLAIFTVASAGCALSPDIGVLVASRALQGVGAAVVLPLSLTLISALFPPQQRGKAMGLYLGITGLATFSGPFIGGVIAEGLAWQWIFWLNVPVGLVAIVLTARRVDESFGPNTRFDLGGVLLVTLGAFGIVWGLVRGNAAGWSSAEVLAALVLGAALVVGFVLWERRTQAPMLPMRFFRARAFATANPATFGLYASLYGTLFFLAQYFQTVLGDGPLDAGLKLMPWTATLMVCAPIAGRLVDRYGERTFLVGGLLLQSIGMGWITLVADTDTGYLEVLPALVIGGIGLTMAMPAAQKAVVGAVQPREIGQASGVFMTLRILGGVFGVAVTVAVFAGVGSYASAEEFSSGFTAGMGTVTAFAIIGMLVALGMPGRRPATGTVTADAVAQDERAQL; encoded by the coding sequence ATGACCTCGAAGCAGGCATGGGGCCTCGGCCTGGCAGCACTCGCGTCGTTCATGATGGCGCTGGACAGCTCGGTCGTGACGACGGTGCTGGGCACGATCCGGCAGGACCTGGCGGCATCGGTCGAGTCGCTCGAGTGGACGGTCAATGCGTACAACCTGACGTTCGCGGTGCTGCTGCTGACCGGAGCGGCACTGGGCGACCGGTTCGGCCGCCGCCGGATGTTCGCCGTCGGGCTGGCGATCTTCACCGTCGCGTCGGCCGGCTGCGCGCTGTCCCCCGACATCGGCGTTCTCGTCGCGTCCCGGGCGCTGCAGGGGGTGGGCGCCGCGGTGGTGCTGCCGCTGTCGCTCACGCTGATCAGCGCCCTGTTCCCACCGCAGCAGCGCGGCAAGGCGATGGGGCTCTACCTGGGCATCACCGGTCTGGCCACGTTCAGCGGCCCGTTCATCGGTGGCGTCATCGCCGAGGGACTGGCCTGGCAGTGGATCTTCTGGCTGAACGTGCCGGTCGGCCTGGTCGCGATCGTCTTGACGGCGCGGCGGGTCGACGAGAGCTTCGGCCCCAACACCCGGTTCGACCTGGGTGGCGTCCTGCTCGTGACCCTCGGGGCGTTCGGCATCGTCTGGGGCCTCGTGCGCGGGAACGCGGCGGGGTGGAGCAGCGCGGAGGTGCTGGCTGCGCTGGTGCTCGGGGCCGCGCTGGTGGTCGGCTTCGTGCTCTGGGAACGACGCACGCAGGCACCGATGCTGCCGATGCGGTTCTTCCGGGCCAGGGCGTTCGCCACGGCCAACCCGGCGACGTTCGGCCTGTACGCCTCGCTGTACGGCACCCTGTTCTTCCTCGCGCAGTACTTCCAGACGGTTCTCGGGGACGGGCCGCTCGACGCCGGCCTGAAGCTGATGCCGTGGACCGCGACGCTGATGGTGTGCGCACCGATCGCCGGCCGGCTGGTCGACCGGTACGGCGAGCGGACGTTCCTGGTCGGCGGGCTCCTTCTGCAGAGCATCGGCATGGGCTGGATCACCCTGGTCGCCGACACCGACACCGGCTACCTCGAGGTGCTGCCCGCACTGGTCATCGGTGGGATCGGGCTGACCATGGCCATGCCCGCTGCGCAGAAGGCAGTGGTCGGCGCGGTGCAGCCGCGGGAGATCGGCCAGGCCTCCGGCGTGTTCATGACGCTGCGGATCCTCGGCGGGGTGTTCGGCGTCGCCGTCACGGTCGCCGTCTTCGCCGGTGTCGGGAGCTACGCATCGGCCGAGGAGTTCAGTTCGGGCTTCACCGCGGGGATGGGCACCGTCACCGCGTTCGCGATCATCGGCATGCTCGTCGCGCTCGGCATGCCGGGCAGGCGGCCGGCCACCGGCACCGTCACCGCGGACGCGGTGGCTCAGGATGAGAGGGCTCAACTGTGA